In Jaculus jaculus isolate mJacJac1 chromosome 11, mJacJac1.mat.Y.cur, whole genome shotgun sequence, the following proteins share a genomic window:
- the Mettl22 gene encoding methyltransferase-like protein 22, whose product MDEVTFRSDTVLSDVHLYTPNQRHLMVRLNSVGQPVFLSQFKLLWSRDSWTGARTEDSDPRDVPTQETPPTGSGSPNSSPRSGHSLEGSSLQSKADITSQKGLGAPLDEDGDLDVVRRPRTDSEPDLAELPRDKVHPIILTEEEGDARGDGAQGSCAPSIIKIEHTMATPLEDVGKQVWRGALLLADYILFRRDLFQGCTVLELGAGTGLTSIVAATVASTVYCTDVGADLLAMCQQNITINSHLAAPGGGLVKVRELDWLKDDLCTDPEVPFSWSEEDIADLYDHTTVLLAAEVFYDDDLTDALFNTLSRLAHRLKNACTAILSVEKRFNFTLRHLDVTCEAYDHFRASLRALGTLAGSRLRFAVEPVEASFPQLLVYERIPQLELWKIVAEPTT is encoded by the exons ATGGATGAGGTCACCTTCAGAAGTGACACTGTGCTGTCTGACGTCCATCTGTACACCCCGAACCAGAGGCACCTCATGGTACGGCTGAACAGTGTGGGACAACCTG TTTTCTTGTCCCAGTTCAAACTTCTGTGGAGTCGAGACTCCTGGACAGGTGCAAGGACTGAGGACAGTGATCCCAGAGATGTCCCCACACAGGAGACCCCTCCTACTGGGTCAGGCAGCCCCAACTCCTCTCCCAGAAGTGGCCACAGTCTTGAAGGCTCATCCCTGCAGTCCAAGGCTGATATCACCAGTCAAAAAGGGCTGGGGGCTCCACTGGATGAAGACGGAGACCTGGATGTGGTGCGCAGACCCCGGACTGACTCTGAACCAGACCTGGCTGAGCTGCCGAGAGACAAGGTACATCCCATAATTCTAACAGAAGAAGAAGGCGATGCCAGGGGAGATGGAGCACAAGGGAGCTGTGCCCCCAGCATCATTAAAATAG AGCACACCATGGCCACCCCCCTGGAGGATGTTGGCAAGCAG GTGTGGCGAGGCGCTCTGCTCCTGGCTGACTACATCCTTTTCCGGAGGGACCTCTTCCAGGGATGCACCGTGCTGGAGCTGGGCGCAGGCACTGGGCTCACCAGCATCGTGGCGGCCACAGTGGCAAGCACTGTGTACTGTACGG ATGTTGGCGCCGACCTCCTTGCCATGTGCCAGCAAAACATCACCATCAACAGCCATTTGGCTGCCCCTGGAG GTGGTTTGGTGAAGGTCAGAGAGCTGGATTGGCTGAAAGATGACCTCTGCACAG ATCCTGAGGTCCCCTTCAGCTGGTCGGAGGAGGACATTGCTGACCTGTATGACCACACTACCGTGCTGTTGGCAGCTGAAG tgttcTATGATGACGACTTAACTGACGCTCTGTTTAACACGCTCTCCCGACTTGCCCACAGACTGAAGAATGCCTGCACGGCCATCTTGTCCGTGGAGAAGAG GTTCAACTTCACGCTGCGGCACTTGGATGTCACGTGCGAAGCCTATGACCACTTCCGCGCCTCCCTGCGCGCGCTGGGCACGCTGGCTGGCAGCAGGCTGCGCTTCGCGGTGGAGCCCGTGGAAGCCTCCTTCCCACAGCTGCTCGTCTATGAGCGCATCCCGCAGCTG GAGCTCTGGAAGATTGTTGCAGAACCTACCACGTGA